CGGCAAGATCGCCGTGGTGCCCACCAAGCCCGCCAGCACGCAGCGCGACCTCTCCCTGGCCTACTCGCCGGGCGTGGCCGCGCCGTGCCTGGAGATCGCCGCCAACCCCGAGGCGGTGGACCGCTACACCGCCCGCGCGAACCTGGTGGCCGTGGTCTCCAATGGCACCGCCGTGCTGGGCCTGGGCGACATAGGGCCGATGGCGGCCAAGCCGGTGATGGAGGGCAAGGCCGTGCTCTTCAAGCGCTTCGCCGACATCGACGTCTTCGACCTGGAGGTCGGATCGAAGGACCCGGACGACGTGATCCGCTTCTGCGAGCTGCTGGAGCCCACCGTGGGCGGCATCAACCTGGAAGACATCGCCGCGCCCGAGTGCTTCTACATCGAGGAGACGCTGAAGGCGCGGCTGGACATCCCCGTCTTCCACGACGACCAGCACGGAACGGCGGTGATCTCCGGCGCGGCGCTGCTCAACGCGCTCGACATCACCGGCAAGGACATCGCCGCCGTGCGCGTGGTGTTCAGCGGCGCGGGCGCGGCGGCCATCGCCACGGCCGAGCACTACGTGACGCTGGGCGTGCGGCGCGAGAACATCGTGATGTGCGACAGCAAGGGCGTGATCCGCGCCGACCGCGACCCGTCGCGGCTGGACCCGTACAAGGCGCGCTTCGCAGCCTCGGGAACGGAGGCGCAGTCGCTGGCGGACGCGATGGACGGCGCCGACATCTTCGTGGGCCTCTCCGTCGCGGGTGCGGTGACGCCGGAGATGGTGGCGTCGATGGCCGAGCGGCCCATCATCTTCGCCCTCGCCAACCCGGACCCCGAGATCACGCCGGAAGAGGTCGCGCTCGTGCGGTCGGACGCGATCATGGCCACGGGGCGCACCGACTATCCCAACCAGATCAACAACGTCCTGGGCTTCCCCTTCATCTTCCGCGGCGCGCTGGACGTGCGGGCGCGCGCGATCAACGACGAGATGAAGATGGCCGCCACGCGCGCGCTGGCCGAGCTGGCGCGCATGGACGTGCCGGAAAGCGTGGAGCGGGCGTACGGCGACGAGCGC
This portion of the Longimicrobiaceae bacterium genome encodes:
- a CDS encoding phosphate acyltransferase, with translation MSTLKQDALDYHSGGRPGKIAVVPTKPASTQRDLSLAYSPGVAAPCLEIAANPEAVDRYTARANLVAVVSNGTAVLGLGDIGPMAAKPVMEGKAVLFKRFADIDVFDLEVGSKDPDDVIRFCELLEPTVGGINLEDIAAPECFYIEETLKARLDIPVFHDDQHGTAVISGAALLNALDITGKDIAAVRVVFSGAGAAAIATAEHYVTLGVRRENIVMCDSKGVIRADRDPSRLDPYKARFAASGTEAQSLADAMDGADIFVGLSVAGAVTPEMVASMAERPIIFALANPDPEITPEEVALVRSDAIMATGRTDYPNQINNVLGFPFIFRGALDVRARAINDEMKMAATRALAELARMDVPESVERAYGDERFRFGPEYLIPKPFDPRIMLWVAPAVARAAVETGVARRDVDPAAYRGELEARLGRGREVMRDVFIRARRDPRRIAFPEGEHERIIRAAALSVAEGIAHPVLIGRAERIEATAARVGVSMQGIEVVDRLGDEERLERYAQSLYA